CGCGGCGACGATGAAGAGGAAGCACAGATACGCGAGGACGATGCCGACGATCGGTGTCTGCGACTGCCACGTCACGCGGCGTCCTCACCCCGGGATCGATGGGAGGCCCACACCAGCACGCCGACGATGGCTGCCCACACAGCGAAGAGGTAGAGCACCAGCGCGGGGGCGCCGGCGATCAGCACCAGTCGGTTCGGGATACTCAGGAGCGGCCAGACGAGGAGCGCGCCGAAGAGGACGAAGCAGGTGGCGAGCAGCTCCTTGGCCGTCACGGTCTAGCGCGAAGCCCCTCCACCGGTCGCGCCGCGCGACTTGCGCCGGGCGACGCCGGTCCGGATGGCCGCTTCCGAGACGGCGGCGGCCACGGCGGGCACGACCCGGCTGTCGAACATCGAGGGCGTGATGTATTCCACGCCGAGCTCCTCGCGCGTCACGATCGCCGCCAGCGCCTGCGCGGCCGCGAGCTTCATCTCGTCGTTCACCCGCCGCGCGCGTACGTCGAGCAACCCGCGGAAGAGTCCGGGGAAGCAGCACGAGTTGTTGATCTGGTTCGGATAGTCCGACCGCCCGGTGGCCATGACCCGTACGTACGGGCCGGCCTCCTCGGGCTGGATCTCCGGAACCGGGTTGGCCATGGCGAAGACGATCGGGTCACGGTTCATGGCCTTGATGTCCTTGAGGGCGACGACGCCCGGGCCCGAGAGGCCGACGAAGACATCGGCGTCCTGGAGCGCGTCGCCCGCGGTTCCGCGGACCTTCTTCTCGTTGGTGTGCTTCGCGAACCACTCTTTCATCGGGTTCATGTTGTCCACGCGACCCCGGTAGAGCGCGCCCGCGCGGTCGCAGGCGATGATGTGCTTGGCACCCGCGCGCATGAGGAGCTTCGCGGTCGCGATGCCGGACGCGCCGGCGCCGGTGAACACGATGCGCGCATCGGTCAGGCGCTTCTTCACGATCTTGAGCGCGTTCAGGAGCGCGGCGAGGACCACGACCGCGGTGCCGTGCTGGTCGTCGTGGAACACGGGGATGTCGAGGTCGCGCTGGAGCTTTTCCTCGATGTCGAAGCACCGCGGCGCGGAGATATCCTCCAGGTTGATCCCACCAAAGACCGGCGAGATGGCCTTCACGATCGCGACGATCTCGTCCACGTCCTTGGTCGCCAGACAGATCGGGAAGGCGTCCACGCCGGCGAACTCCTTGAAGATGAGCGCCTTTCCCTCCATCACCGGCTGGGCGGCGCTCGGGCCGATGTCGCCGAGGCCGAGCACGGCGGTGCCGTCGGTGACGACGGCCACGGTGTTCTGCTTGATCGTCAGCGCGTACGCCTTCTCCGGGTCGTGGTGGATGGCCATGCAGACCCGCGCCACGCCCGGCGTGTAGGCCATGGAGAGGTCGTCGCGGGTCTTGACGCTCATCTTGCCCCGCACCTCGATCTTCCCGCCCAGGTGCATGAGGAACGTGCGGTCCGAGACGTTGACGACCTTCGCCCCCT
This sequence is a window from Candidatus Polarisedimenticolia bacterium. Protein-coding genes within it:
- a CDS encoding NAD-dependent malic enzyme, with the protein product MQAPSASYSITVRLEIVNKPGMLGRVTSAIGKAGGDIGAIDLVVVGKSTITRDITFKASDESHGQQVVDGIRAVEGAKVVNVSDRTFLMHLGGKIEVRGKMSVKTRDDLSMAYTPGVARVCMAIHHDPEKAYALTIKQNTVAVVTDGTAVLGLGDIGPSAAQPVMEGKALIFKEFAGVDAFPICLATKDVDEIVAIVKAISPVFGGINLEDISAPRCFDIEEKLQRDLDIPVFHDDQHGTAVVVLAALLNALKIVKKRLTDARIVFTGAGASGIATAKLLMRAGAKHIIACDRAGALYRGRVDNMNPMKEWFAKHTNEKKVRGTAGDALQDADVFVGLSGPGVVALKDIKAMNRDPIVFAMANPVPEIQPEEAGPYVRVMATGRSDYPNQINNSCCFPGLFRGLLDVRARRVNDEMKLAAAQALAAIVTREELGVEYITPSMFDSRVVPAVAAAVSEAAIRTGVARRKSRGATGGGASR